In the Staphylococcus sp. IVB6240 genome, one interval contains:
- a CDS encoding DeoR/GlpR family DNA-binding transcription regulator — protein MLPAEREQNIVDYLRQNKTATVHELSTIFDVHDATIRRDLKNLEKYNQIKRTHGGVVLQHDEVKDELNFHERESTHFTEKRNIGKKAATFVNEGDTIIIDSGSTTLQFAKHLINKQNLTIITNDIHIASILNSSQNKIIVTGGILYKDNYILNGHITDRTLADLNPTKLFLATPALHFEKGITHYSEELSPAKRIMVEQSKEIFLLADSSKFDKVSLHNICPISSIDVLITDDVNNAYNEEKYKIQVGQFIKV, from the coding sequence GTGTTGCCAGCTGAAAGAGAACAGAATATAGTCGATTATTTAAGGCAAAATAAAACAGCAACAGTTCACGAATTATCAACTATATTTGATGTGCATGATGCTACTATTAGAAGAGACCTTAAAAATCTAGAAAAATATAATCAAATCAAGCGAACACATGGTGGAGTCGTTCTTCAGCATGATGAAGTAAAAGATGAACTTAATTTTCATGAAAGAGAATCAACGCATTTCACTGAAAAAAGAAATATTGGTAAAAAAGCAGCAACATTCGTAAATGAAGGTGATACTATTATCATCGATTCAGGTTCAACCACGTTACAATTCGCTAAGCATTTAATCAATAAACAAAATCTAACGATTATAACGAATGATATTCATATTGCCTCAATCTTAAATTCTTCGCAAAACAAAATTATTGTTACAGGTGGAATTTTATATAAAGATAATTATATTTTAAATGGGCATATTACAGATCGCACATTGGCTGACCTAAATCCAACAAAATTGTTTCTTGCAACACCTGCACTACATTTTGAAAAAGGAATTACACATTATAGTGAAGAGCTTTCACCAGCTAAAAGGATAATGGTTGAACAATCTAAAGAAATTTTCCTTTTAGCTGATAGTTCAAAATTTGATAAGGTTTCATTACACAATATTTGTCCAATATCATCAATAGATGTATTAATCACGGATGATGTAAACAATGCATATAACGAAGAAAAATATAAAATTCAGGTTGGACAATTTATAAAAGTTTAA